In Longimicrobium sp., the following proteins share a genomic window:
- a CDS encoding glycosyltransferase: MERPGVLIVSASTGTGHLRAAEALRAAFAELDPALRVEHVDLLTLAPRWVRALYGAGFEMIAARAPRVWEGIYHLTDGMDHDRAHWAPAARRILFRAFQDLVLTRPWSACLCAHFLPCQLAAGRPGWPPFALAITDFTLHRVWVQPGVRRYFVATDALADELRPRARGAAVEVTGIPIDPSVARVPGCADARAEWGLHPERPVALVAGGGLGIGVEEAVFAALDGADPAATIVAVCGRNDVARARLETLRLQPERLRVLGYVRGLPSLMSAADVVATKAGGLSVSEALALGRPLLLTRPIPGAEEGNTRALERSGAALAGRSRGEMTAAFARVFSEPGLLPRLSAAATALGRPFSARTVAESVRREYVR; this comes from the coding sequence ATGGAGAGACCCGGAGTCCTGATCGTTTCCGCCTCCACCGGCACCGGGCACCTGCGCGCCGCGGAGGCGCTGCGAGCCGCCTTCGCCGAGCTGGACCCCGCGCTCCGGGTGGAGCACGTGGACCTGCTGACGCTGGCTCCGCGTTGGGTGCGCGCGCTGTACGGCGCGGGGTTCGAGATGATCGCCGCGCGCGCGCCGCGGGTGTGGGAGGGGATCTACCACCTCACCGACGGGATGGACCACGACCGGGCGCACTGGGCTCCGGCGGCCCGCCGCATCCTCTTTCGCGCCTTCCAAGATCTCGTACTGACGCGTCCGTGGAGCGCGTGCCTGTGCGCCCACTTTCTCCCCTGCCAGCTCGCCGCGGGACGGCCCGGGTGGCCGCCGTTCGCGCTCGCCATCACCGACTTCACCCTGCACCGCGTCTGGGTGCAGCCGGGCGTGCGGCGCTACTTCGTCGCGACGGACGCGCTTGCGGACGAGCTGCGGCCTCGGGCGCGCGGGGCGGCAGTGGAGGTGACCGGCATTCCCATCGATCCGTCGGTGGCGCGGGTCCCCGGGTGTGCGGATGCGCGGGCCGAGTGGGGGCTGCACCCGGAGCGGCCGGTAGCGCTGGTGGCCGGCGGCGGGCTGGGGATCGGAGTGGAGGAGGCCGTCTTCGCCGCGCTCGACGGGGCCGATCCGGCGGCGACCATCGTGGCGGTGTGCGGGAGGAACGACGTGGCGCGCGCGCGGCTGGAGACGCTGCGGCTTCAGCCCGAGCGCCTGCGGGTGCTCGGCTACGTGCGCGGGCTGCCGTCGCTGATGTCCGCGGCGGACGTGGTGGCGACCAAGGCCGGCGGACTGTCGGTGAGCGAGGCGCTCGCGCTCGGCCGCCCCCTCCTCCTCACCAGACCCATCCCCGGCGCGGAGGAGGGGAACACGCGCGCCCTGGAGCGGAGCGGCGCCGCGCTCGCCGGCCGCAGCCGGGGCGAGATGACCGCCGCCTTCGCCCGCGTCTTCTCCGAGCCCGGCCTTCTCCCGCGCCTCTCCGCCGCCGCGACCGCACTGGGCCGGCCGTTTTCCGCCCGCACGGTGGCCGAGAGCGTGCGGCGGGAATACGTCAGGTAG
- a CDS encoding SRPBCC family protein, producing the protein MTPFEFSASALIDAAPDDVYALIADYHEGHTRIIPRPPFVSLEVEEGGTGSGTVIRVGIRMLGKVVHDRAVVSEPEPGRVLVETNDNGYATSFTVEPRADGRQSHVTIATKMPPRGGIGGALERWLMPRLLRPMYIRELALLDAVASSRSAVAA; encoded by the coding sequence ATGACCCCCTTCGAATTTTCGGCCTCGGCACTGATCGATGCGGCGCCCGATGACGTGTACGCGCTGATCGCCGATTACCACGAGGGCCACACCCGCATCATCCCGCGGCCGCCGTTCGTGTCGCTGGAGGTGGAGGAGGGCGGCACGGGCAGCGGAACCGTGATCCGCGTCGGGATCAGGATGCTGGGCAAGGTGGTGCACGATCGCGCCGTCGTGAGCGAGCCCGAACCGGGGCGCGTGCTGGTCGAGACGAACGACAACGGGTACGCGACCTCGTTCACCGTGGAGCCGCGCGCGGACGGGCGGCAGTCCCACGTCACCATCGCCACGAAGATGCCGCCGCGCGGGGGCATCGGCGGAGCGCTGGAGCGTTGGCTCATGCCGCGCCTCCTGCGTCCGATGTACATCCGCGAGCTGGCGCTGCTGGACGCGGTGGCATCCTCGAGGTCGGCCGTGGCCGCATAG
- the msrB gene encoding peptide-methionine (R)-S-oxide reductase MsrB, translating to MSEATQDFTPLEKPHDEWRRELTPQQYAVLFEESTERAFTSPLNDEKRAGTFVCAACGLPLFTSDTKFDSGTGWPSFFDPIPGHLETRRDFKLIWPRTEYHCARCGGHQGHVFTDGPAPTGKRYCNNGVALRFEPREG from the coding sequence ATGTCTGAAGCGACGCAGGACTTCACCCCGCTGGAGAAGCCGCACGACGAGTGGCGGCGCGAGCTGACGCCGCAGCAGTACGCCGTGCTGTTTGAGGAGAGCACGGAGCGCGCCTTCACCAGCCCGCTGAACGACGAGAAGCGCGCGGGGACTTTCGTGTGCGCGGCCTGCGGGCTTCCGCTCTTCACGTCGGACACCAAGTTCGACAGCGGCACGGGGTGGCCGAGCTTCTTCGACCCCATCCCCGGCCACCTGGAGACGAGGCGCGACTTCAAGCTGATCTGGCCGCGCACCGAGTACCACTGCGCGCGCTGCGGCGGGCACCAGGGGCACGTCTTCACCGACGGGCCGGCGCCCACCGGAAAGCGCTACTGCAACAACGGGGTGGCGCTCCGCTTCGAGCCGCGGGAAGGCTGA
- a CDS encoding alpha/beta fold hydrolase, producing MHSIPLTFPGASGARLSARLDLPPSGEPRACVLLAHCFTCSKNLNAVVNIARALNGEGLAVLRFDFTGLGESEGEFAETNFTTAVADLVAAAEFLAARGMAPALLVGHSLGGAAALVAAGRIPSLRAVATLCAPSDPWLVTGLLGESRERIEADGAATVRIGGRPFVVKRQLLDDLRGARIDEALAQLELPLLVLHSAEDRVVALEHAMKIFQGARGSRSFISLDGADHLLSDRDDARYAGRTIAAWASRHLPKLPHPKLEELPDAGEVLTVTGSSGFRTAISAGRHVFVADEPLAVGGADAGPTPYDYLMAGLGACTGMTVKMYAERKGWPLEEVSVRMRHGKVHALDEARCASGTPCVDHIRRELILEGPLTPDQRERLREIADRCPVHRTMTAAAQIETALV from the coding sequence GTGCACTCGATCCCGCTGACCTTTCCAGGCGCATCCGGGGCGCGCCTTTCCGCCCGGCTGGACCTGCCGCCGAGCGGGGAGCCGCGCGCCTGCGTGCTGCTGGCGCACTGCTTCACCTGCTCCAAGAACCTGAACGCCGTGGTCAACATCGCCCGCGCGCTCAACGGCGAGGGGCTGGCGGTGCTGCGCTTCGACTTCACGGGGCTGGGGGAGAGCGAGGGCGAGTTCGCGGAGACCAACTTCACCACCGCCGTGGCCGATCTGGTCGCGGCGGCGGAGTTCCTGGCGGCGCGCGGAATGGCGCCCGCGCTCCTCGTGGGCCACTCGCTCGGCGGCGCCGCGGCGCTGGTGGCGGCCGGGCGCATCCCCTCCCTGCGCGCCGTCGCGACGCTCTGCGCGCCCTCCGATCCGTGGCTCGTGACGGGGCTTCTCGGAGAATCGCGCGAGCGGATCGAGGCGGATGGAGCGGCCACCGTGCGCATCGGCGGGCGGCCTTTCGTCGTCAAGCGGCAGCTCCTGGACGACCTGCGCGGCGCCCGCATCGACGAGGCGCTGGCCCAACTGGAGCTTCCGCTCCTCGTGCTCCACTCCGCCGAAGACCGGGTGGTGGCGCTGGAGCACGCGATGAAGATCTTCCAGGGAGCGCGCGGCAGCCGGAGCTTCATCTCGCTGGACGGCGCGGACCACCTGCTGAGCGACCGCGACGACGCGCGCTACGCCGGCCGGACGATCGCGGCGTGGGCATCGCGCCACCTTCCCAAGCTCCCCCACCCGAAGCTGGAGGAGCTTCCCGACGCCGGCGAGGTGCTGACGGTGACGGGTTCGTCCGGCTTCCGCACGGCGATCTCGGCCGGGCGGCACGTGTTCGTGGCCGACGAGCCCCTCGCCGTCGGCGGCGCGGACGCGGGGCCGACGCCGTACGACTACCTGATGGCCGGGCTGGGCGCGTGCACCGGGATGACGGTCAAGATGTACGCGGAGCGGAAAGGTTGGCCGCTGGAGGAGGTCTCGGTGCGGATGCGCCACGGCAAGGTGCACGCGCTGGACGAGGCTCGATGCGCATCCGGCACGCCGTGCGTGGACCACATCCGGCGCGAGCTGATCCTGGAGGGCCCGCTCACTCCGGATCAGCGCGAGCGACTGCGCGAGATCGCCGACCGCTGCCCCGTGCACCGCACGATGACCGCGGCGGCGCAGATCGAGACGGCGCTGGTGTAG